The genomic interval CCACAAGCCAATCAACAATCGTAGCTTTATTTATCTTATCTCTCTGCTCGACGGCCCGCTTGGTGCTTTGTCCTTGCCTATGTTCCGTGCTACTGCGTGACTGAGTGTCCGCTACTGTACAGCTAGTTGGTTATATTTTGCAGGTACTATCGTACTGTTCCTATTTTCATTGCTGATACATGTAAAGGTTAGTACAATGATGATTGTGTTGGACCCGCCTATCCAGATTTGCGTGCTGTTATTGAAACTGTGAGGTTGTTTGGGAGGCGCACAGCCGTGCAACAGTCAGGTAGGGTCCGGGTCATTTTAACCACTAGTGCCATTTCGTGGTACTACTGACTACTACTGTCCACGTACTGGGTATCTGAATGCTGCGGTACTACCTCAGttccaaaatgtagctatttctagcgcAATAACTTGTCCTAAAATGAAGTTATTTCTCCAAATACcctctcttctcaaccaatcacaaccattcttttcacctactttctcctctccaccaatcacaaccctcctcCAATCATCTcgatctactttcttaatattcGTGCCCACCTAAAAACTGCCTATATTCTGGGTCGGAGGAAGTATTGTTCTTTTCCACTGTAGTTGAGTGTCTTGCACAAGGTGATGGGTTGCTGGATAACATttgacagttttttttattgaaaaacttaaaaatgtaACTATAGCACTATAATTTGAGTATAATCACAttgtaaatatattataattatattactGTAACTTATACCTAACTACTATAAAATCAACAAAAACCCACATGGGGCTCACTGGCTAGCGCTTCTTTCTTTTGCACGAGAGGCAGTGGGTTTGACCTCCGCCCTGTGCAGCTGTGCAAAATTGTTTTCCTACACTCTCTCACACGAATGTCAACATGATGCAATGGTCTACAAACTGAAAGTAAATTTCGCCATTCTCGCACAAATCTCAACGCGATCGAATGGTCTACAAACTGAAAGTTTTGGGGGGAAATAACTGTGAACACTTCTTTAGCAAATCTGTTTTTGCATTGCCAATAACTACGTGGTATGGTATGTTAGCCTACTGGACTGCGGGACAGGGGATGCGGAGCAGTTTGCTACTCATGACTGTTAGCTGCGTTTTGGGTTATGTGGAATGTTTCTGCTCATCATCGCTTAGTTAAAATAGGTTTATGATATATATGGCATGGGTCAGGGGCCTTTGGTTCTCTTTTTGTTGACCAGGTTCCTTTGGTTCTCTTGGATAGCTGTTATTGGTTGATCCTGCAGTTCAATCTTTTTGCCATTGAGGGGAGACTAGCTAATAGTACGATTCCATGTGGAGAGGAGACTTATAACCCTGGGGCAGCACATTTGATGAAAATGGAACTTGATAGATTTTGATATAGTTCTCTCCTATTGCCATCTAATTGAGTCTCCTATTTGTTATCAATGATGAGGCAAGAAAATAGTTGTGGTTTTCTGTTAGACTTCATGATACCATGTGGGTGAAGGTCTTCAGGCATTTCTATTTCATGCTGTAACTAAATTTTTAGATATGTATCTTATAGAGTTAGGGACAATCATACTGAACTATTGATACGGACAAAAAGGCTTGAAATTATGCTGGTAAAATATTGatattattataaatataaGAGCATACAAATGTTCCAAACGGCGCGTTAGCAATTATGGGTGTTGTATTTGATCAATTATAGAAATCATGGAGGTTGTAACAGCATGATGATGTAGGCTCTGTTAGGGTTTACAGGTATGGTAGGCGCATGGTTTGAGATCTGAAATTTGCAAATGCTCTTTTTAAATTAGCACTAGCACAGGAGGCACAAAGCATATAATGATTATCTGTTACATGTCAAGGATCTTGGTGATACTAGCATTTATAGCAAGTGACCTGATCTATTTGACCCTATGAATGTTGAAATTGGTAAATTATTTCCCTTTGTGtagctaaaaaaataatgcGTGTTTATGTCTTTTTGCTaactatatgtttttttcctcttcttttgctAGCCATTGTtgggaatagtcccacattgctaATCTAGGAGGAGTTGAACCAACTTAAAAGtggggggagcccctcacctcttgagctagcttttggggtgtagCAAGGCTTTCTCCCGGTTGGGCCAACGTCTCCCGGTTTTGggctaacaagtggtatcagagccaaacCCACAATCTCTAGTGCTTGTGCACACTTAGGGCGGTGTAAGCCCAAAGCCCAGTGGACCGCGGGTGTGAGGCCCGTATGTGCCCGTGTGTGGGGCCGGTCAGTGGACCGCGGGTGTGAGGCCCGTATGTGCCTGTGTGTGGGGCCGGTCAGGGCTAAGGGGCACCAAtgtgtgacgggggagattgttgggaatagtcccacattgctaATCTAGGGAGTTGAACCAACTTAAAAGtggggggagcccctcacctcttgAGTTAGCTTTTGGGGTGTAGCAAGGCTTTCTCCCGGTTGGGCCAACGTCTCCCGGTTTTGGGCTAACAGCCATGTTGATATTGGTTACACAATAGTCGTAGTGATGTTAGTACGTTGTAGTGTTATCTGGATTCATGCACGTAGATGTATTCCCATTATTACATCCTAGTGGCAATTCTATTTAATGCTTGCCAAGGTTGAATGAGTTCACACTGAGTGGAGTGTACAATGCTTGCCTTATCCTTTGGAGTTTTCAGTGGAAGTTCAGCTTTTCTGCCAAGCAGGCAGATAAGTTCAAGAAAAGGTATCCTTGGTTAGGGGACAGACCGTTGGTACCAACCATCAAAACCTTCCAAATCTCCACAAATCCTACTACCGAATGTTTAGGGATTATCTCTGGAGTGCCCATACGGTACAATAGCGTTGAGGTCATCTTAGATTTCCATCTGTTTGATATCTCTGATTTTGACATACTCATAGGACATCCCATAGAGAAACTCTTAAATGTGCCCGAAACCGGTGTCCTCAACCTAAAAGTAGGAAGAATCGTCACCTCCGTCCCTGTATTGCAATCAACCAATTCTTTGATGGAGCCTCTTCCTGTTCCTGAGCCAATTGAGGAAGTGATGGCTATTTCTCCATTCGAGCCCCCAGAGTCTAATCTCGATGAATCCATCGAGGAATTCAATGAAGGGGTGGATGAATCCGGAGAAACGATTGATCTGCCAAAAATGGATCAGCCGTCATGAGCCCCAATTGAGCTAAAGCCCTTACCTTCAGGCCTACGCTATGCATTTCTGAACAGTGATGCAGAGTCTCCAGTCATTATAAGTGACAAACTCTCTGAGAGGGAGACGACCCGACTTATCGCTGTTTTAGAAAAGCATCGTGTTGCTTTTAGCTATTCCCTCCAAGACTTAAAAGGCATCAGTCCGACCCTTTGCACTCATCGCGTTCCCTTCGACCCGTCTTGTACACCATCTAGGGAACCTTAGAGGAGGCTAAACAATGCGATAAGGGAGGTCATCAAAAAGGAAGTCTTGAAACTCCTATATGCCGGGATTATCTATCCCGTGCCATATAGTGAGTGGGTTAGCCCTGTTCAGGTAGTGCCTAAGAAGGGAGGCATGACGGTCGTTGAAAACTCAAACAACGAGTTGATCCCACAACGAACCGTCACGGGATGGAGGATGTGTATTGACTATAGGAAACTCAACAAGGCTACTAAGAAGATCACTTTCCGCTGCCTTTCATTGATGAAATGCTTGAGCGGCTAGCGAACCATtccttcttttgtttccttgatgggtattTTGGTTATCACCAAATCCCCATCCATCTCGATGATCAAAGATGCATGACGTCTATTTTCTCCGACATGATTGAGGATACcatggaagtcttcatggacAATTTTTTAGTCTATGGTAAAACTTTCGATCATTGTCTGGAGAACTTAGACAGGGTCCTACAAGGATGTCAGGAAAAAGGACTTGgtacttaattgggaaaagtgccACTTCATGGTTCATGAAGGAATAGTCCTGAGACATCAAATCTTCGAAAGGGGAGTTGAGGTGGACAGAGCAAAAATCGAAGTAATTCGATAGCTCCCACCTCCTGTCAATGTCAAGGGAGTCCGTAGCTTCTTGGGTCATGCGGGGTTTTATAGACGTTTCATAAAGGATTTCTCTAAAATCGCTAGACCCCTAACTGCCTTGCTAGCTAAGGATGCTCTGTTTGACTTTGATGATAAGTGTCtaaaatcctttaaaatctTTAAGGAATCACTCATCTCAGCACCAATCATCCAACCCCCTGATTGGTCGCTGCCGTTTGAAATCATGTGCAATGCTAGTGATTTTACTGCGGGAGCTGTTCTTGGGCAAACCAAGGATAGAAAGCACCATGCTATCGCATACTTGCATCAAAGGATGTTACATTCAGTTGAGCAAAATGATGATCGTGTCCTAGACTTTTGGAAGTTGATAATTGTAGCTGACATAAGCTAATTCTAGACTTGATGGTGTAAATTAAATAGCTCATTACTTCCCTACCAGTGTGGGAAACAcagtaaggctgtgtttggcaCCATGTTTTCCCAACTCTCCCCtcttgttttccgcgcgcacgcttttcaaactactaaatggtaccttttttttgtaaaaagtttctatacaaaagttgcttaaaaaaatcatattgatccatttttgaaaaaaatagctaatacttaattaatcacgcgctaatggaccatTTCGTTTTCCGTGTGTACTATTCTTGTTGGGAATGGGCTggaacgaacacagccttactcGGTATGATATCATTTGTTTGACTCATGAGTTTGGGCTCCATCTCATTCCTTACTAAATGATATatagtgtgtttagttcatgctaaaattggaagtttggttgaaattggaacgatgtgacggaaaagttggaagtttgtgtgtgtaggaaagttttgatgtgatggaaaagttggaagtttgaagaaaaagttgggaactaaaccaggccatagTTATTCCAGCGCATCTTTCTTTAAGAAAAGATACACGATAGTCCTCACTTGCTACCAGTGTCGGTGCTCtaaaacatttctttttttagattttggCTATGATTTTAAGCAATTTCTGTAGGCTAGGGAGGCTCTTACAAAAATAAATCCAGATTTTTTCCATAGTCAGGTTAAGCCTAGGCGCTCGATGCTTCTTCAGGAGTTGATGCTACCTCAAGTGCTTAATTAACGGAACCAACAACTTTTTGATTCTACCAATCTGCATGGCTGCCGATTTAGGTGGACAACTCCCTGCATGAATCAGATTGGAAGCAGTTCTGAGCACCTTGCATTGCAGGGCACAATTCACAAGGGACTTGATTATTTTCTCTTCCAAAGCACCTCGTCAGGCATTCTGCATCGAAGATGCCCTAATGGGACTGCCTTTTAACCATATCTACTCTAGATATCCCAGTATTGCATTCTAATTAACATGATCAACTAGCTCAAAGTATTTTTGCCTTGTCCGCAGAATTGGTTCTATACCATCCAAAGTTGGTTTTGTAGCCTCTACCATGCTCTGCTCTGCTTTTCACTGAAGGGAAGAGTAATATGGTGAGTGGTGACAGCTAACTAAAGATTGAATGGATTCCTACAAATCAGAATGGCAACTTTCAGTACTACTGAAGTGAACTGAAATCTTTTGGTGCTATAGATCTAAAAAGGGAATATCTTAAACATGGCAGGAACTGTAGACTAgcaaaaatttattaaaaaagtgGTGATCACTCGCATGGGTCCTATGACTTGAACCTAGGTGGTAAGGGATGTTGAACAGCATTGCCAATGCCCTCCATCAAGCCTCAGGCATCAACATGGAGTATATCTCAGGCAAATGTTTGTTTTGAGTAGTCTAATCCAGCAAATGTGAGAGAAATCCTTTTGGTAGTTTTGCCAATTTTATCAGGGTAATTGAGATGATCCCAATCCTAGGAATATGAGCAATATCTGCTATGGTTAGTGTAAGCTGCTGCTTTTTTCCATAAGTCTTGTTTCTGGAACTCCATCCTTTAGACCATAACACCTTGAAAAGTAACCAGCTAAATAACAATATGAAAAGTCTCTGAGATCAGTGAGCCTTTGAGTGGTCTTTTAGCATAAAGTTGTGAGGTCGTGACAGATTCCAAGTTTGAGTTGTCACTGATACTATTTGATTCAGGTAACGTTTGAAATTTATAGCACATTACTGCTGATTCCCAATGTACAGCCAATCTCACGTACCTGGCAaagtaatattttcaaatatttcctGATCCCTAGTTATTTtgcatgtaaaaaataatttttttagtgcAGTATAACCTGTAGTAAGTGGGATGAAATTCTTCCAATTAGCCTGTAAATGTGTTTGTGCTGTCCTGAATGCCAACTCACCTAGTGATACTGAAGTTATCTTCCCTTCTATTGTTATAACAATGAGCGATTATTTCTTGTTAGTAAATGTTTGAAGCCATGGCAATTAAGCTCAATTTTGATTTCTCTGCCACCTTTTTATTTACTTATGCTAAATATTTGTTGTTACATTTGCCAATAAAGATATGTGAATGTATCGGCTTACAGATGTTACCATGTTTCTTTGCACAGGGGAACTTTGAAATGTCCCATCAACAAGCCTTGGCACAAGTAACAGCAGAAGCAGTCCATTCTCCGTACAGTATGATTAATCAATCAGATTTCTCACTCCCGTTCTCGTCGACAACGACTTCAGTGTTGGCATCACAACATGTCAACTCTTCTGCCAATGTGTCATCACCACGAGAAATACCAACTCTGCCATCCCACACAGATAATAGCAACATTGAATCAACTGAGGTTTCACATGGATTCCAAACTACTGCCCTCACTGAGGATAAACCTGCTGATGATGGCTACAACTGGCGGAAGTATGGCCAGAAGGCAGTTAAGGGTGGGGAGTATCCAAGGAGCTATTATAAATGTACCCATTTAAGCTGTCCAGTTAAGAAGAAAGTGGAGCGCTCATCTGACGGACAGATTACTCAAATACTTTATAGAGGCCAGCATAACCACCAACGACCACCAAAAAGAAGGTCCAAAGATGGTGGCGCTTTACTAAATGAAGCAGATGTTTCCCCTGAGAAGGAAGATGCATCAACTAGATCAGAACAGGGCTCCCAAGATTATTCTGGAAAATTCAAGGCATCAAATGATGGTGGtccttcatcatccaggaggGGAGATAGGGGTGAGCAAATATCGGGCTCAAGTGATAGCAATGATCAAGGCGAGGAAGAAGTGAAGGTTGAGGGTGGAGCTACTAGTGATGGAAATGCGAACAAAAGGTGGTCTACAAAACATTTTTGTTTTACTTGGACATTTTCTGAGCTTCAATATATAAATGCTAGTTTCTATTGGACAGACATGTGCCAGCTCCAGCTCAAAGAATCATTGTGCAAACAACTAGTGAGGTTGATCTTTTGGATGATGGCTACCGATGGCGCAAGTATGGTCAAAAAGTAGTAAAAGGGAATCCTCACCCAAGGTAATTCTGTTTTTCAAATTGCACTTGTTCCCGATGTTCTGCCATGTTTTTTCATTATATTGGAGCAACTCTGAATAGCTCAATGCaatcactttatttttttttggtacagAGCCCCATGCTATCTTGGACCCATTAATTATTCCAAAATGGGCGATCCATTTTATGCCACCACGTTCCATCAAATGTCTAGTGCCATGATGTCTCACTGGAATGTGGGTCTTGTGTTACAAGTAATAGATGTGGATGAAACTCAGTGGCATAATATGGCCTTATGATTAGAACTTGCTACTTTTATAGTTGTAGAAACATGGTGTACGAATCATTCCTTGCACTTGTTCCTGAAATATTATTGACGTGGCTGATGAATGCTGTGTGTTATTGGAGTCTGATTTGTTGTGGGGCTTCATTAAAGGATTTTCATGAGTAGAGCTGGGAGAATAGCCTTGGCTGACGGGATGATGAGGGTGAAGTGTGCCTCGTCGCTGTGTTGACAGAATGAGGGAGGGAGATTTTGGACCTTTTGGTATTTTATGCTCGCTTTACTCATATTTAGCCAAAGTCCATATATAGGAGAGGCCCACAACCAAAGGTCCTAAATTTATGGAAACATACTAATGAAGGAAATAAAGCAACAAAATAAGGAAATAGCTAATTAGGAAACATTTCTCTAAAACTTGTAGGCGTATTGTGGTGGCTGGCAGTAGAGCCAGCAATTTTACCCTGTGGGGTCCATTATCATTGCTTGATATTTTAGTGGGGCCATTTATGCAAAATTCAGTGGATTTACATGGAAAAATTAGTACCCATAAGGGTGTTAGTGAAAAAGCTGTGGGGTCAGCTGATCCCACAGTTTGTACATGGCTCCGCCACTGGCTGGTGCACTTGTAGCCCTGTGTTGGTGGGCTGTAGGTGCGCCTCCACATGATATATCCCCTCTCTGAAAGCAGCTTGTCCTCATACTGAATTGGGGAAGCACTTGATGAAGTTGTTTTGAGATCCTTGACGTATTGGCAGCTAGAGAGTTCAGCCAATGGACAAAGGGCTCGAGAGGATCACGGGCATGACGGGGCTTTGAGCAATTTGATGAGGGTATCTGGCAAACTTGTTGACACTCCAGTGGGAGTGAGGGAATTGCAGCCTTCTCTCCATGGAAGGGTTTCAGTACCCACGTGAAAGATATGTCTAGGACTCTCTTGTGTACTTCAATATAATTGGGCCTTGAACTTcctatatactacctctgtcctaaaatatacttcctccgtttcacaatgtaagtcattctagcatttcccacattcatattgatgttaatgaatctagatagatatatgtctagatctattaacataaatatgaatgtggaaaatgctagaatgacttacattgtggaacGGATGATGTAGTAGATTTTGCCCATGCAACTACATGGGCAAAATCCCTTATAATTTGGAATTGAGGCAGTAGTACTTTCTTGCTTTATTAATCTTTAGCGAAGTCTGTATATAGGAGAGGCCCACAAGCAGAGGAAATATATGAATAAAATCAGGAAATTTTTAATCAGGACATCTCCTATACTTGGGGCCTTACTTATACCATAGAAAGTTGACTATATTTGAAAATTGTTCCAAATTATTGTTTCCAGTCAGAAATATAGATCAAAAGTTCCTGAAAAAACTAGGTTAAACTAGACTGGAATTAACCTATGAAGCTTTAAAGAACTTTCTTGAACTACTTGAACGAAAACCCTCAATATGAAACCATAGATTAAAGCTAGAACTGAGCAAACACAAGGaacatcgagaaaaaaaaaacgtgttgCATTAGGCTACTAAttctcaatgtttttttttctatacatatttggggaaaaaaaatacttcaaatCCAACTCAAGATTCTCCAAATGTAGTTTAATTTGGATGTTGTCTAGTTGTACTAAACAAAATCAGGtgtggactttttttttaatgcataagTGGGACTTAGCAAAACCAGGTTATGGACTAACCTTGGCATAATTGTGGCTGTAGCCACCTCTGAACAAGCTTTGATCCTATCCGCTTTAGCTGGTCATTATATATGATTTAGAAGGTTAACTGACATGCACTTGAGCTTTTTCTGTTTTATGACTCTGTACATGTTTGTCATATTATGATTTGTCCTTTATTAAGTTACCCTGTTGAAGAACATTTAAGTTCGGGATGGCTCTTTTTGGACAGGTTTACAGCTGTTTTGAAATGATATTTATCTAAAGTTTTAACTATTTAGTCATCAGGTCCATTTGGTGCTATTGATATCTCCCTTTATCTCTGGCAATCTATCTAAACTGATTACTTGCCGCTTATCTACTTCTTTTTAACTTTGTAGGAGTTACTACAAATGCACGTACCAAGGATGTGATGTGAAGAAGCATATTGAGAGATCCTCACAAGACCCAAAGGCTGTGATAACTACATATGAAGGCAAGCACAGCCATGACGTGCCAGCAGCCAGGAACAGTAGCCATTCTTCCGCTAATGCCAACGTATCGTCTTCCAGCAATTTACCTCACAAGGATAGGGGGCAACGGTCGTCGCGCAGAGATGGTTTGCGGAATGCATCTTCAGTTTCTTCCTTACAGTTAAAAGAAGAGAGTGGATAGCATGAAATTTTGGTAGTGTTTAGCTGGGTAAATTGTTCTGTTCTTCAGTCCAATCTGGGTGTGCTGCTTCCAAGCGCCGCTGAGCAGCGTGTATTGGCTTTGTAGGTTGGTTCTTGCATTGGTTTAGTTAGGGCTTAGGGGCTCGTTTGGTATGCGGGAATATGCTCATATTCCTCTGGAAATCGAACCGTTTCATGTGAAACTAAAATTCATGCcttccaaacagggccttagcaAGAGGAAACCCAGCATAGCATCCTTCCATTATCTCGCACGTTGTGCTTCCAATGGCTGTAAATGACAGGTCCTGCCCGATAGAGAATTATGGGCGACAGAGGTTTCTTTGGCGCAACTGTAAATGCTTGGCATGTAAGTCTCATCTGATGGCTGCTCCTTTTTGGACTTTTTGATAGCTGATCTCTAGATACACGGTGACCTCCAGTTGTATGTAAGAGGTGTTCGGTAGGATTTATTAAAGGAATTATTTTGTTCCCCGCAAGAGAGGGATTTTTTGTTCACTAGTGAGCAGGCACATGCAAGGCACATTGATGTATATTAAATGAagtagattgaaaaaaaaagatacattcATCGCTTAAATCAATTTTAACCCTACAAGTAGCAGTTTATCCTAAATGCAAATTATGTGCAGAACAAGGATTTTTTGGGCATGTCATATTGATCACAAACATCCTACAGAAAGCACACAACATTATATTCTAATTAACATTcgcttttttcttcaaataagaATCTTATCGTATAAATATAACTCATATAGAACTACAATACTATAGTGATATTAGACCATTAGGTACGATAAATAATATCATTATTCacagtgcatttttttttttttgaattggcAAGCATCTCAGATAAAACTTTCTCCCATAAATATCAACTCATATCACCATAGACAACATAACAGGGAGTGAAATAGATATGAAGGGAAGATGGTCTTCAGGCAAGCCATCATGCATAAACATCTTCCAGAAAAGACAGTCTATCTCCTGGACTGAATCAGCAAAGGCTTCCTCTATCTAAACTGATAATTTTATGATACTACCAGTCTCGTGTCCAAGTTTGCCATAATATGTCCACGCAAAATAACGCATCCCACTGGAAATACATAATTACACTAAAATTAGAGTGTAAATATATCGTTAGCAGGTGAGCTTACCTGGAAAAATGAACACTGACGTGTCACTTTGTATTACATCATGCAAACAATTTACATTGTTCTAAGAAACGAGAACTGACCGAGTTTTGAGTGACAGAAACTGCAGGGATAAATGCCATCTCAGGGCCATCAAACCGCACACGCACTTCGTCGAATAAAATATCGGGTTGTCATTTAAAGTTCAGAGATGAATTCACCACTGAAAAATATAAAGATCTAAATGTTAGTTCTAGTTCAACTTTAGACATGATCAACCAAGGATGACAAAATGCACATAATTAAACTTATCCTTCCGTGCGCATGTATCTGGAGGCCATGAACACATCTATTAATCCAGAAATCCTTTATCTGATATATGATGCCTCGTTTTGAGTACATGattcaacttaaaaaataaaataaaattcaacatGTTAATCATTTGATGAAGCAACCCATGCGCATGAGAGAAAGTGATGTGCATGTACCTAATTAGGATACATCGGAATATCATAACAATATCTTCACTTTTACACGTCTTCTCATCGGTAAACAATGGCCAACAATATAATCACCTATAACTGAAGCGGTAGTTATAACACATTGAGAAACAATATCCAGTACCTGAACTTTTTAGAGTAATAAGTAAAAGGTTGCGCACGCACACAAGACACACTCATATTTTGTTAAACTCACAACATGCAGCAGGGTAGGGAAGATAAAACTTTGGAAAGAATAGACCTGACTCTGTTGATGAATCTGGTGTAGAGTTGCCAACGTTGTTCATTGTATTAAGAAGCTGCCTCCGATTTCCGTAGGGTTGTAAAATGGAACAATACCAGAAATTAGCTCCAGGATTTTTTGTCAGGTTAACATTCAAAGAAAGATAGAGTTGCTTCAGAGCTTTGAGATCATTGATATTCTTCAACCCAACATCAGATTAGTTTTTGCTGCAAACTAAATTAGGGGGGTCCTAGCAGCCAACAGATTAGGCTAGCACAAATCACCCTGTAGTGCGCGATGAACTAAAACATTTTAAATTCTTCAGCTCTATAAATAATAAGCAATAGGAACTTAGGAAATATTGCCTTTTTgttaaatggaaaaaaaaactcttagaTTATCGATTgctgaaaaaataaagtatgaCTTAATTTACCATAATAAGAAAGCATGTTTGGCTAACTCATCTTTCGCTGAATATTGAAAGTTTATCTTTGTTGAAGCAATAATATTGTCAGTGCAATCCAACAGAACTTTGCATCCAATCCATGAGCTTGCTACAATGATGATCATTGTATAAAACATGGATTGATTGGGCCAAATTTTTTCAAAAGCCATAAAGGGTATATGCAATGGAAGAGGGAAAAGTGAGTTTCTGTATCTTGTGGAGCACAGTCAACCTTGCAAACTCTATGGAGCAATCAAATAACTTACGAAGCAGCCTACAATGCATCGACACACCATCCAATCTAAATCCAATGTATAGATTGAACTCTAAGAAGCATCCATAGAGAATCATTTGTAATATCGCTTCCTCTTAAGATTGGTGCCACTTTAATTTGTAATATCGCCAAGCACAATAGGTTATAGGGTGCCATTCCATGT from Oryza glaberrima chromosome 3, OglaRS2, whole genome shotgun sequence carries:
- the LOC127765771 gene encoding probable WRKY transcription factor 4 isoform X2 codes for the protein MAAHEGGGNGARRPPAPPLLPTLSLPPRSAAGSLFSAESSPGALTLAASLFPDAPSPAFQGSFTQLLVGAMGYPAASAPAPPSPFPVPHGLSPTAFLGGSPGLFSPTGNFEMSHQQALAQVTAEAVHSPYSMINQSDFSLPFSSTTTSVLASQHVNSSANVSSPREIPTLPSHTDNSNIESTEVSHGFQTTALTEDKPADDGYNWRKYGQKAVKGGEYPRSYYKCTHLSCPVKKKVERSSDGQITQILYRGQHNHQRPPKRRSKDGGALLNEADVSPEKEDASTRSEQGSQDYSGKFKASNDGGPSSSRRGDRGEQISGSSDSNDQGEEEVKVEGGATSDGNANKRHVPAPAQRIIVQTTSEVDLLDDGYRWRKYGQKVVKGNPHPRAPCYLGPINYSKMGDPFYATTFHQMSSAMMSHWNVGLVLQVIDVDETQWHNMAL
- the LOC127765771 gene encoding probable WRKY transcription factor 4 isoform X1 — its product is MAAHEGGGNGARRPPAPPLLPTLSLPPRSAAGSLFSAESSPGALTLAASLFPDAPSPAFQGSFTQLLVGAMGYPAASAPAPPSPFPVPHGLSPTAFLGGSPGLFSPTGNFEMSHQQALAQVTAEAVHSPYSMINQSDFSLPFSSTTTSVLASQHVNSSANVSSPREIPTLPSHTDNSNIESTEVSHGFQTTALTEDKPADDGYNWRKYGQKAVKGGEYPRSYYKCTHLSCPVKKKVERSSDGQITQILYRGQHNHQRPPKRRSKDGGALLNEADVSPEKEDASTRSEQGSQDYSGKFKASNDGGPSSSRRGDRGEQISGSSDSNDQGEEEVKVEGGATSDGNANKRHVPAPAQRIIVQTTSEVDLLDDGYRWRKYGQKVVKGNPHPRSYYKCTYQGCDVKKHIERSSQDPKAVITTYEGKHSHDVPAARNSSHSSANANVSSSSNLPHKDRGQRSSRRDGLRNASSVSSLQLKEESG